One Stenotrophomonas maltophilia DNA window includes the following coding sequences:
- a CDS encoding bleomycin resistance protein yields MPQTVIPQLRMRHADTTLPFYVQGLGFVVDWEHRFEPGFPLFAQLTRDGQTIFLTEHSGDCEVGGAVYFIVEDVDALHRAFSAAGVPIEQPPHDTEWGSREMLLRDPDGNRLRFATDAS; encoded by the coding sequence ATGCCCCAGACCGTCATCCCGCAACTGCGCATGCGCCATGCCGACACCACTCTGCCGTTCTACGTGCAGGGGCTGGGCTTCGTGGTCGACTGGGAACACCGCTTCGAACCCGGCTTCCCGCTGTTCGCCCAGCTCACCCGTGACGGCCAGACGATCTTCCTCACCGAACACAGCGGCGACTGCGAAGTCGGCGGCGCGGTGTACTTCATCGTCGAGGACGTCGACGCCCTGCACCGCGCCTTCAGTGCCGCAGGCGTCCCCATCGAACAGCCACCGCACGACACCGAATGGGGCAGCCGCGAAATGCTGCTGCGCGACCCGGACGGCAACCGCCTGCGCTTCGCCACCGACGCCAGCTGA
- the map gene encoding type I methionyl aminopeptidase, whose translation MIKRPDEIALMAESGRLLAQVFAALDRLPLQGRSTMEINDFVERMIVDELQARPASKGQYGFPYVLNTSIDNVICHGVPSTTDVLRDGQIVNLDITLEKNGYIADSSTTYLVGEVDYAARRLVQTAYQAMWKGIAAVRPGAHLGDIGHAIARHARGHGYSVVKEYCGHGIGQEMHEEPQILHYGHPNTGMVLEEGMVFTIEPMLNQGKPAIRQQPDEWPVYTRDGKLSAQFEHTVAVTASGVRVLTLRPGESPLCAVDAA comes from the coding sequence ATCATCAAGCGCCCCGACGAGATCGCGCTGATGGCCGAATCGGGCCGCCTGCTGGCGCAGGTGTTCGCCGCGCTCGACCGGCTGCCGCTGCAGGGCCGCAGCACCATGGAGATCAACGATTTCGTCGAACGCATGATCGTCGATGAACTGCAGGCGAGGCCTGCCAGCAAGGGCCAGTACGGCTTCCCGTACGTGCTCAATACCTCGATCGACAACGTGATCTGCCACGGCGTACCCAGCACCACCGACGTGCTGCGCGACGGCCAGATCGTCAACCTCGACATCACCCTGGAGAAGAACGGCTACATCGCCGACTCCAGCACCACCTACCTGGTGGGCGAGGTCGACTACGCCGCGCGCAGGCTGGTGCAGACCGCCTACCAGGCGATGTGGAAAGGCATCGCTGCGGTCCGCCCCGGCGCGCACCTGGGTGACATCGGCCATGCCATCGCCCGTCATGCGCGCGGCCACGGCTACAGCGTGGTGAAGGAGTACTGCGGCCACGGCATCGGCCAGGAGATGCACGAGGAACCGCAGATCCTCCACTACGGCCATCCCAACACCGGCATGGTGCTGGAGGAAGGCATGGTGTTCACCATCGAGCCGATGCTCAACCAGGGCAAGCCAGCCATCCGCCAGCAGCCGGACGAATGGCCGGTCTACACCCGCGACGGCAAGCTGTCGGCGCAGTTCGAGCACACCGTGGCGGTCACCGCCAGTGGCGTGCGCGTGCTGACCCTGCGCCCCGGCGAATCGCCGTTGTGTGCGGTGGATGCGGCCTAG
- a CDS encoding ABC transporter permease, translating into MSALWRSLRQTLMAVLCDRYAIVVMVGAVILYSFFYPAAYRHQVAGNLPVLVVDEDHSATSRELLRKLDALRVARVVGQPADIDSARRQLEAGHAEGIVLIPANLERDILRGHPAKLVLLGNGAYLGRASWVLGSVADALGAFGREAVVGQAAFMGAPQAPPVTLVQRPLYNTQEGYGSAIVPGVAELIVHQTLLMGIGVLLGGRRLALGRRLHFDLPTLAGMALGFALIGLFGLFYYAGFTAWVQDYPRGGNPMGQLLGGTLFIAATVAFGLFVGSFFRTRERAFQYIIATSIPLFFLANLSWPAVMTPQPLVWLAQLLPTTSGINLMVRLNQMDARLAEVSHELITLTILLLLYGSLATWRLLAKKGTEGIKS; encoded by the coding sequence ATGAGCGCACTCTGGCGCAGCCTGCGGCAGACCCTGATGGCCGTGCTGTGCGACCGCTACGCGATCGTGGTGATGGTCGGCGCGGTGATCCTGTACTCGTTCTTCTACCCGGCCGCGTACCGTCACCAAGTGGCCGGCAACCTGCCGGTGCTGGTGGTGGATGAAGACCACAGCGCGACCAGCCGCGAGCTGCTGCGCAAGCTCGATGCACTCCGTGTTGCGCGCGTGGTCGGGCAACCGGCGGACATCGACAGTGCCCGCCGGCAGCTGGAAGCCGGCCACGCCGAAGGCATCGTGCTGATCCCGGCCAACCTGGAGCGCGACATCCTGCGCGGCCACCCGGCCAAGCTGGTGCTGCTAGGCAACGGCGCCTACCTGGGCCGTGCCAGCTGGGTGCTGGGCAGCGTGGCCGATGCACTGGGCGCATTCGGGCGTGAGGCGGTGGTCGGCCAGGCCGCCTTCATGGGCGCGCCGCAGGCACCACCGGTCACTCTGGTGCAGCGCCCGCTGTACAACACCCAGGAAGGCTATGGCAGCGCCATCGTGCCCGGCGTGGCCGAGCTGATCGTGCACCAGACGCTGCTGATGGGTATCGGCGTCCTGCTCGGTGGCCGTCGTCTCGCACTTGGCCGGCGCCTGCACTTCGACCTCCCGACCCTGGCCGGCATGGCGTTGGGCTTCGCCCTGATCGGCCTGTTCGGCCTGTTCTATTACGCCGGATTCACCGCCTGGGTGCAGGACTATCCGCGCGGCGGCAATCCGATGGGCCAGCTGCTGGGCGGCACCTTGTTCATCGCCGCCACCGTGGCCTTCGGCCTGTTCGTCGGCAGCTTTTTCCGCACCCGCGAACGCGCCTTCCAGTACATCATCGCCACCTCGATCCCGCTGTTCTTCCTGGCCAACCTGTCGTGGCCGGCAGTGATGACGCCACAACCGCTGGTCTGGCTGGCGCAGCTGCTCCCCACCACCTCGGGCATCAACCTGATGGTGCGCCTGAACCAGATGGACGCCCGCCTGGCCGAAGTCAGCCACGAACTGATCACCCTCACCATCCTGCTGCTGCTCTACGGCAGTCTCGCCACCTGGCGCCTCCTCGCAAAAAAGGGGACGGAGGGGATTAAGTCGTAA
- a CDS encoding ParD-like family protein, protein MGIVNIDDTLHDQLRRACTVSSRSINAQANFWIRVGMLCEMNPTLSFQDIVASELRAAGVQPPLLAPGQV, encoded by the coding sequence ATGGGCATCGTCAACATCGATGACACCCTGCACGACCAGCTGCGTCGTGCCTGCACCGTCTCCAGCCGCTCGATCAACGCCCAGGCCAACTTCTGGATCCGGGTCGGCATGCTGTGCGAGATGAACCCCACGCTGAGCTTCCAAGACATCGTCGCCAGCGAACTGCGGGCAGCCGGCGTGCAGCCGCCGCTGCTGGCACCGGGACAGGTCTGA
- a CDS encoding LysE/ArgO family amino acid transporter, protein MWIAATAAGLFAGAGLIIAIGAQNAFVLRQGLQQRHVGRVVLACAGADIALILAGVGGMGALVLQWPLLLQVLRFGGAAFLLWYGLQAGLRAWRGGSALAAAEAQGGSGRQVLLTCLAFTLLNPHVYLDTVVLLGSLSTRYPGDLRWAFAAGACAASVAWFCTLGYGARLLQPVFRRPGAWRVLDAGVAVFMFCLATLLLLRPL, encoded by the coding sequence ATGTGGATCGCCGCTACCGCCGCCGGCCTGTTCGCAGGTGCCGGCCTGATCATCGCCATCGGTGCGCAGAACGCGTTCGTGCTGCGCCAGGGACTGCAGCAGCGCCATGTGGGGAGGGTAGTGCTGGCCTGCGCCGGCGCGGACATCGCGCTGATCCTGGCCGGCGTCGGTGGCATGGGCGCGCTGGTGCTGCAGTGGCCGCTGCTGCTGCAGGTGCTGCGCTTCGGTGGCGCGGCCTTCCTGCTCTGGTATGGCCTGCAGGCGGGGCTGCGCGCATGGCGCGGTGGCAGTGCGCTGGCCGCTGCCGAGGCGCAGGGCGGCAGCGGACGGCAGGTACTGCTGACCTGCCTGGCCTTCACCCTGCTCAACCCGCATGTCTATCTGGATACCGTGGTGCTGCTGGGCAGCCTGTCCACGCGCTACCCCGGTGACCTGCGCTGGGCGTTCGCCGCCGGTGCCTGCGCCGCTAGCGTGGCCTGGTTCTGCACGCTGGGCTATGGCGCGCGCCTGTTGCAGCCGGTGTTCCGCAGGCCGGGTGCCTGGCGTGTGCTGGACGCAGGCGTGGCGGTCTTCATGTTCTGCCTCGCCACGCTGCTGCTGTTGCGCCCGCTCTAG
- a CDS encoding TolC family protein, with translation MGVIGRRTRMHCAKAALALAACLPLAAAAQTLTDAPALDWEQARQRLEQVSDALAASDAAVRNKQDLQNATRLLRLPEITGEVRRLQFQKTLTLPLGSLAPVAEAFGIDSPLSFTERDWRTRPVVTAVLPLYTGGVIPAAQRAASAAHEQASAEREAQRQSLTVQLAQAYFGQRLAEQAVNVRRDVRDGLNRHLSDAEKLEREGFATRAQRLQATVARDKAEREYQKTVNDLATLKAALATLLRSGGEVQPVSPLFVQRVPLEPVASFERTAQARQPQIARLRAMVAQAEQGVRVQQAKLKPQIFAFGQYDFRRRDEMLTDPDWAFGIGLKYTFLSPNSRPAQISAARAQQDQAEAGLREAENQVALGVRKAWNELETARQQYVLLDSSTAQAQENLRLQELAFREGQATSLDVIDARLGLGGARVERAQAAYQYDIALAQLLEVSGQMDRFEEFRRRADEVIDHE, from the coding sequence ATGGGCGTGATCGGCCGACGTACAAGGATGCACTGCGCGAAGGCCGCACTGGCACTGGCAGCCTGCCTGCCACTGGCTGCAGCGGCGCAGACCCTCACCGATGCACCCGCATTGGACTGGGAACAGGCACGGCAGCGGCTGGAGCAGGTCTCCGACGCACTGGCCGCCTCCGATGCCGCCGTACGCAACAAGCAGGACCTGCAAAACGCCACGCGCCTGCTGCGCCTGCCCGAGATCACCGGCGAAGTACGCCGCCTGCAGTTCCAGAAGACCCTCACCCTGCCACTGGGTTCGCTGGCGCCGGTGGCCGAGGCCTTTGGCATCGACTCGCCGCTGTCGTTCACTGAACGCGACTGGCGCACGCGTCCGGTGGTGACCGCGGTGCTGCCGCTGTACACCGGCGGCGTGATTCCGGCCGCGCAACGTGCGGCCAGCGCGGCGCACGAACAGGCCAGCGCCGAGCGCGAAGCACAACGCCAATCGCTGACCGTGCAGCTGGCCCAGGCCTATTTCGGCCAGCGCCTGGCCGAGCAGGCAGTGAATGTGCGCCGCGACGTACGCGATGGCCTCAACCGCCACCTGTCCGACGCCGAGAAGCTGGAACGCGAGGGCTTCGCCACCCGCGCGCAGCGCCTGCAGGCCACCGTGGCCCGTGACAAGGCCGAGCGCGAATACCAGAAGACGGTGAACGACCTGGCCACGCTGAAGGCCGCGCTGGCCACGCTGCTGCGCAGTGGTGGCGAGGTACAGCCGGTATCGCCGCTGTTCGTGCAGCGCGTACCACTGGAACCGGTGGCCAGTTTCGAGCGCACCGCGCAGGCACGCCAGCCGCAGATCGCACGCCTGCGGGCGATGGTGGCGCAGGCCGAACAGGGCGTGCGCGTGCAGCAGGCCAAGCTGAAGCCACAGATCTTCGCCTTCGGCCAGTACGACTTCCGCCGCCGCGACGAGATGCTGACCGATCCGGACTGGGCGTTCGGCATCGGCCTGAAGTACACCTTCCTGTCGCCGAACTCGCGACCGGCGCAGATCAGCGCCGCGCGTGCGCAGCAGGACCAGGCCGAAGCGGGCCTGCGCGAGGCCGAGAACCAGGTCGCGCTGGGCGTGCGCAAGGCCTGGAACGAGCTGGAAACCGCGCGCCAGCAGTACGTGCTGCTCGACAGCAGCACCGCCCAGGCACAGGAAAACCTGCGCCTGCAGGAGCTGGCGTTCCGCGAAGGCCAGGCGACTTCGCTGGATGTGATCGACGCGCGGCTCGGCCTGGGCGGCGCCCGTGTCGAGCGCGCACAGGCCGCCTACCAATACGATATTGCGCTGGCACAGTTGCTGGAGGTCAGTGGACAGATGGACCGTTTCGAAGAGTTCCGGCGGCGTGCGGACGAGGTGATCGACCATGAGTGA
- a CDS encoding LysR family transcriptional regulator ArgP, with amino-acid sequence MDLVHPQLAAFAAVLEEGSFEAAARRLSISPSALSQRIKALEDRLGQVLVVRQAPCRPTAAGEALLRRVRPMQALEAEALAELLPERGSDAARTPIPLAVNDDSLDTWFVPAIADLHQRHGYLFDLRMDDQDHTLQLLRDGSVLGAVTAESQPVKGCNVHPLGAMRYHAIASPGFARQYFSDGMQATALARAPMLVFNRKDELQWRFVRRLTRARLQPPLHYLPSSTGFVEAAACGLGWGMAPETLVAPAVRAGRVVVLEPRRWLDVPLYWQHAAVRSSTLQHITQALRTAASGTLR; translated from the coding sequence ATGGATCTGGTACATCCGCAACTGGCCGCGTTTGCTGCGGTGCTGGAAGAAGGCAGCTTCGAGGCCGCGGCACGCCGCCTGTCGATCAGCCCGTCGGCCCTGTCGCAACGGATCAAGGCGCTGGAGGACAGACTCGGCCAGGTACTGGTGGTACGTCAGGCACCGTGCCGCCCCACCGCCGCAGGCGAAGCGCTGCTGCGCCGGGTCCGGCCGATGCAGGCGCTGGAGGCCGAGGCATTGGCCGAGCTGCTGCCCGAGCGTGGCAGCGACGCTGCGCGCACGCCGATCCCGCTGGCGGTCAACGACGACTCGCTCGATACCTGGTTCGTGCCGGCCATCGCCGACCTGCACCAGCGCCACGGTTACCTGTTCGACCTGCGCATGGACGATCAGGACCACACCCTGCAGCTGCTGCGCGACGGCAGCGTGCTCGGCGCGGTCACTGCCGAAAGCCAGCCAGTGAAGGGTTGCAATGTGCACCCGCTCGGCGCGATGCGCTACCACGCCATCGCCTCGCCCGGCTTCGCCCGCCAGTATTTCAGCGATGGCATGCAGGCCACGGCCCTGGCGCGCGCACCGATGCTGGTGTTCAACCGCAAGGATGAACTGCAGTGGCGCTTCGTGCGGCGCCTGACCCGCGCGCGGCTGCAGCCGCCGCTACACTACCTGCCCTCCTCCACCGGTTTCGTCGAAGCCGCCGCGTGCGGACTCGGCTGGGGCATGGCCCCGGAAACCCTGGTCGCGCCCGCCGTGCGCGCCGGCCGTGTGGTGGTACTGGAACCCCGCCGCTGGCTCGATGTGCCGCTGTACTGGCAGCATGCCGCCGTGCGCTCAAGCACACTGCAGCACATCACCCAGGCGCTGCGCACTGCGGCCAGCGGCACTCTTCGTTGA
- a CDS encoding ABC transporter permease — translation MAPALSPDHGGFAASWRRELWSLCGNRADLLLVTLLPLLMLVVMAWMFTPSVMRDIPIAVVDLDHSSDSRLLLRMLDASPGVRVASQPVDLEDARSQLRSLDVFAIVLVPRDVTRQALRGRQGTVFAYYNATYMTTGQSAARDIGDAVSAWNARLLRERIGLQVGPAKLRAAPIAVQSDILYNPARSYELFLLPLIFPAVLSLVLALAVAGSLGREIRDGTLPAWLGRTPWSAIAGKVAPYILLFSVYGALGIGYLAWLRGDGVAGSVLLLLFAQPLFYLATAAYALFFVGVTRDMGTALSAVGLSIGTALAFSSATFPVLDGPLFTRVWHQLLPLSAYIKLQTQQQYIGSPLLVSVWPLATLLLMSVVAGGIGGLRLIAFARTPEAAQPAGADA, via the coding sequence ATGGCCCCAGCACTGAGCCCCGACCACGGCGGCTTCGCCGCCAGCTGGCGGCGCGAACTGTGGTCGCTGTGCGGCAACCGCGCCGATCTGCTGCTGGTCACCCTGCTGCCGCTGCTGATGCTGGTGGTGATGGCCTGGATGTTCACGCCCTCGGTGATGCGCGACATCCCGATCGCCGTGGTCGACCTCGACCACAGCAGTGACAGCCGCCTGCTGCTTCGCATGCTCGACGCCAGCCCCGGCGTGCGCGTCGCCAGCCAGCCGGTGGACCTGGAAGACGCACGTTCGCAGCTGCGCAGCCTGGACGTGTTCGCCATCGTGCTGGTGCCGCGCGACGTTACCCGACAGGCGCTGCGCGGGCGCCAGGGCACGGTGTTCGCCTATTACAACGCCACCTACATGACCACCGGCCAGTCCGCGGCGCGCGACATCGGCGACGCGGTCTCGGCCTGGAACGCGCGCCTGCTGCGCGAGCGCATCGGCCTGCAGGTCGGCCCGGCCAAGCTGCGCGCGGCGCCGATCGCGGTGCAGTCGGACATCCTGTACAACCCGGCACGCAGCTACGAATTGTTCCTGCTGCCGCTGATCTTCCCGGCGGTGCTGTCGCTGGTGCTGGCGCTCGCGGTGGCCGGCAGCCTCGGCCGCGAGATCCGCGACGGTACCCTGCCCGCCTGGCTGGGCCGCACGCCGTGGTCGGCGATTGCCGGCAAGGTCGCACCGTACATCCTGCTGTTCTCGGTGTATGGCGCACTCGGCATCGGCTACCTGGCCTGGCTGCGCGGCGATGGCGTGGCGGGCAGCGTGCTCCTGCTGCTGTTCGCACAGCCCCTGTTCTATCTGGCCACCGCCGCCTATGCGTTGTTCTTCGTCGGCGTCACCCGCGACATGGGCACCGCACTGTCCGCGGTCGGCCTCAGCATCGGCACCGCATTGGCGTTCTCCAGCGCCACCTTCCCGGTGCTGGACGGCCCCCTGTTCACCCGCGTCTGGCACCAGCTGCTGCCGCTCAGCGCCTACATCAAGCTGCAGACCCAGCAGCAGTACATCGGTTCGCCGCTGCTGGTTTCGGTGTGGCCGCTGGCGACATTGCTGCTGATGTCGGTGGTCGCCGGTGGTATCGGCGGCCTGCGCCTGATTGCCTTCGCGCGCACGCCCGAAGCCGCACAACCGGCAGGAGCCGACGCATGA
- a CDS encoding glycine zipper 2TM domain-containing protein gives MAMKTSTRLLVLSTLLAASSVAGAQTYGPRDEGRKFNDGSRVVCKNVEVQRNSRDPNRITGTATGAVIGGLLGNQVGGGNGKKLATVAGAVAGGAAGRQIQGNSQQKNGDRVVERRCERVYR, from the coding sequence ATGGCCATGAAGACCTCGACCCGATTGCTTGTGCTGAGCACCCTGCTGGCGGCTTCGTCGGTGGCCGGAGCGCAGACCTATGGGCCGCGCGATGAGGGACGCAAGTTCAACGACGGCAGCCGCGTGGTCTGCAAGAACGTGGAAGTGCAGCGCAACTCGCGCGATCCGAACCGCATCACGGGTACCGCTACCGGCGCAGTGATCGGTGGCCTGCTCGGCAACCAGGTCGGCGGCGGCAACGGCAAGAAGCTCGCTACCGTGGCCGGTGCTGTTGCCGGTGGTGCGGCCGGTCGCCAGATCCAGGGTAACAGCCAGCAGAAGAACGGCGACCGCGTAGTCGAGCGCCGTTGCGAACGCGTCTATCGCTGA
- a CDS encoding HlyD family secretion protein, whose protein sequence is MSDVLHDNATTPPGKRRLGPILIVVLLVVVVLGLWLAWRGPADQIQGMADADTINVAAKITARVAELKVREGDRVQPGQVLFLLDSPEVAAKEQQAHGALAAAQAVADKADEGARSEDIRAAEANWKRAEAGATLAEATYQRVQNLFNEGVMTRQKRDEAHAQATSSRELARAARAQYDMALAGAREQDKRAAQGQVQQAQGAVAEVNAARVEVEGRAPVAGEINKRMADPGELVPAGYPVFTLVDIDRMWVAMNLRESQMQGLKVGSKLQGSVPALGLDGEFEVYFINPAGDYATWRTTRQSSGYDVRSFEVRVRPVRRIEGFRPGMSVLFAWPQH, encoded by the coding sequence ATGAGTGATGTGCTGCACGACAATGCGACGACGCCCCCGGGCAAGCGCCGGTTGGGACCGATCCTGATAGTGGTGCTGCTGGTCGTGGTGGTGCTGGGCCTGTGGCTGGCCTGGCGCGGCCCCGCCGACCAGATCCAGGGCATGGCCGATGCGGACACCATCAACGTGGCCGCCAAGATCACCGCGCGCGTGGCCGAGCTGAAGGTGCGCGAGGGTGACCGCGTGCAGCCCGGGCAGGTGCTGTTCCTGCTCGACAGCCCGGAAGTGGCCGCCAAGGAACAGCAGGCGCACGGTGCATTGGCCGCCGCACAGGCAGTGGCCGACAAGGCCGACGAAGGCGCGCGCAGCGAAGACATCCGCGCCGCTGAAGCGAACTGGAAGCGGGCCGAAGCCGGTGCGACGCTGGCCGAAGCCACCTACCAGCGCGTGCAGAACCTGTTCAACGAAGGGGTGATGACCCGGCAGAAGCGCGATGAAGCGCATGCCCAGGCCACCAGTTCGCGCGAACTGGCACGTGCTGCCCGCGCGCAGTACGACATGGCGTTGGCCGGCGCACGCGAGCAGGACAAGCGTGCCGCGCAGGGGCAGGTGCAGCAGGCGCAGGGCGCAGTGGCCGAAGTCAACGCCGCGCGTGTCGAAGTGGAAGGGCGCGCGCCAGTGGCCGGCGAGATCAACAAGCGTATGGCCGACCCGGGCGAACTGGTGCCGGCCGGCTACCCGGTGTTCACGCTGGTCGACATCGACCGCATGTGGGTGGCGATGAACCTGCGCGAATCGCAGATGCAGGGCCTGAAGGTCGGCAGCAAACTGCAGGGCAGCGTGCCGGCACTCGGACTCGACGGCGAATTCGAGGTCTACTTCATCAACCCGGCCGGCGACTATGCAACCTGGCGTACCACCCGCCAGTCGTCCGGCTACGACGTCCGCAGCTTCGAGGTGCGGGTGCGCCCGGTACGCCGCATCGAGGGCTTCCGCCCCGGCATGAGCGTGCTGTTCGCATGGCCCCAGCACTGA
- a CDS encoding methyl-accepting chemotaxis protein: MLALRNLRVGSRLGAGFGLLLLFIVAIVGLVLYGNHLKSAQFEKVVDVNMVKMRLLNDMLDTNNAVLMHRRLMVIKRGEDFDQDYQRAQQLSQTYDGIWAKYIKIPRDATGDALVAKIDAARKATDASTQHLHERMKAGDFDGAAKELLAEHGLATAWNEAISTLLRHQEALTARSREEYRSTESWTGTLSIVFGVLSLLLGALAAWAITRSLTRPLEGAVKLADGIASGRLDNVIDASGNDEVTQLLRSMQRMQAQLQAVMAAQGELARQHDAGSLSYRMDESAFPGDYGRMVHETNALVGSHVLVQNRLIEVMKHYARGDLSVDMDPLPGEKAAITQAMDETKSSLSAINSEIRRLATAAAAGDFSLRGDEDRFAYDFRDMVAGLNRLMQTTDENLVQVSTLLQAISRGDLTVRMQGDFHGVFARMRDDCNATVDQLKQIVGRIQSSASSINLAAGEIASGNTDLSRRTEQQAANLEETAASMEELTSTVKQNAEHARQANQLAIGAHGVASQGGEVVGQVVTTMSAIEASSKKIAEIISVIDGIAFQTNILALNAAVEAARAGEQGRGFAVVASEVRTLAQRSAGAAKEIKGLIEDSVGKVADGSALVRQAGTTMGEIVASVQRVTDIMADISAASQEQSSGIEQVNQAVVQMDETTQQNAALVEEASAAARSMEEQANLLAEAVSVFRTGAATAAAVVRPALAAVAATVTPVRRPAALSPRIEPTLAANAGGWEEF; encoded by the coding sequence ATGCTCGCATTACGCAACCTCCGAGTGGGATCCCGGCTGGGTGCCGGGTTTGGTTTGCTGCTGCTGTTCATCGTGGCCATCGTCGGCCTGGTGCTGTATGGAAATCACCTGAAGTCCGCCCAGTTCGAGAAAGTGGTGGACGTCAACATGGTGAAGATGCGGCTGTTGAACGACATGCTGGATACCAACAATGCGGTGTTGATGCATCGGCGTCTGATGGTGATCAAGCGTGGCGAGGATTTCGATCAGGATTATCAGCGCGCACAGCAGCTGTCGCAGACCTACGATGGTATCTGGGCCAAATACATCAAGATTCCGCGTGACGCCACCGGCGATGCCCTGGTTGCGAAAATCGACGCGGCGCGCAAGGCGACCGATGCCTCCACCCAGCATCTGCACGAGCGCATGAAGGCGGGTGATTTCGATGGTGCGGCCAAGGAACTGCTCGCCGAGCACGGGCTGGCAACCGCGTGGAACGAGGCCATCTCGACATTGCTGCGGCATCAGGAAGCGCTGACTGCGCGCAGCCGCGAGGAATACCGGTCAACCGAATCCTGGACCGGCACGTTGTCGATCGTGTTCGGCGTGCTGAGCCTGTTGCTCGGCGCGCTGGCTGCGTGGGCGATCACCCGCAGCCTGACCCGCCCGCTGGAAGGGGCGGTGAAGCTGGCTGACGGCATCGCCAGCGGGCGGCTGGACAATGTCATCGATGCCTCGGGCAACGATGAGGTGACCCAGCTGCTCAGGTCGATGCAGCGCATGCAGGCACAGCTGCAGGCGGTGATGGCGGCGCAGGGTGAGCTGGCGCGCCAGCACGATGCGGGCAGCCTCAGCTACCGCATGGACGAGAGCGCGTTCCCCGGCGACTACGGGCGCATGGTGCATGAGACCAATGCGCTGGTTGGATCGCACGTGCTGGTACAGAACCGGCTGATCGAGGTGATGAAGCACTACGCACGTGGCGATCTGTCGGTGGACATGGACCCGCTGCCCGGCGAGAAGGCGGCGATCACCCAGGCGATGGACGAAACCAAGTCCAGCCTGTCGGCGATCAACAGCGAGATCCGCCGGTTGGCGACAGCGGCCGCGGCAGGCGACTTCAGCCTGCGCGGCGACGAAGATCGCTTCGCCTACGATTTCCGCGACATGGTGGCCGGGCTCAATCGCCTGATGCAGACCACCGACGAGAACCTGGTGCAGGTCTCGACCCTGCTGCAGGCGATCTCGCGCGGTGATCTCACCGTACGCATGCAGGGGGACTTCCACGGCGTGTTCGCCCGCATGCGCGATGACTGCAATGCCACCGTCGATCAGCTCAAGCAGATTGTCGGCCGCATCCAGTCCAGCGCCTCCAGCATCAATCTGGCCGCAGGTGAAATCGCTTCGGGCAACACCGACCTGTCGCGGCGTACCGAACAGCAGGCGGCGAACCTGGAAGAGACCGCCGCGTCGATGGAGGAACTGACGTCCACGGTGAAGCAGAACGCCGAACATGCACGGCAGGCCAACCAATTGGCCATCGGCGCGCATGGTGTTGCGTCGCAGGGCGGTGAAGTGGTGGGCCAGGTGGTGACCACGATGTCGGCCATCGAGGCCTCGTCGAAGAAGATCGCCGAGATCATCTCGGTCATCGATGGGATCGCCTTCCAGACCAACATCCTGGCATTGAACGCCGCGGTGGAAGCTGCGCGTGCTGGCGAGCAGGGCAGGGGCTTTGCAGTGGTGGCCAGCGAAGTGCGTACGCTGGCGCAACGCTCGGCAGGCGCGGCCAAGGAGATCAAGGGCCTGATCGAGGATTCGGTCGGCAAGGTTGCCGACGGCTCGGCGCTGGTCCGCCAGGCGGGCACCACGATGGGCGAGATCGTAGCCTCGGTGCAGCGCGTGACCGACATCATGGCCGATATCTCCGCCGCATCGCAGGAGCAGAGCTCGGGTATCGAACAGGTGAACCAGGCGGTGGTGCAGATGGACGAGACCACGCAGCAGAATGCGGCGCTGGTGGAAGAGGCCAGTGCGGCGGCACGCTCGATGGAAGAGCAGGCCAACCTGCTGGCCGAGGCGGTTTCGGTGTTCCGCACGGGTGCGGCGACGGCAGCGGCGGTGGTCCGCCCTGCATTGGCAGCGGTCGCTGCGACGGTCACCCCGGTGCGTCGGCCCGCTGCGCTTTCACCCCGCATCGAACCGACACTGGCGGCCAACGCCGGGGGCTGGGAAGAGTTCTAG